A genomic stretch from Corynebacterium faecale includes:
- a CDS encoding PAS domain-containing protein: MSNFEETAARLVAETHEAIIYASRDGIIRLWNGGAEEMFGWPAGEAIGKSLDIIMPEKHRAPHWTGWDRVMDTGVTKYGSEPLKVPGIRKDGSKISLEFSITMLKDEDGEIEGVAAFLRDVSTAWEEKKSLHMRLRELEQSAEK; the protein is encoded by the coding sequence ATGTCCAACTTTGAAGAAACCGCAGCCCGACTTGTCGCCGAAACCCATGAGGCGATCATCTACGCATCCCGCGACGGCATCATCCGCCTATGGAACGGTGGCGCGGAGGAGATGTTCGGATGGCCCGCCGGCGAGGCGATCGGCAAATCATTAGACATCATCATGCCCGAAAAGCACCGCGCCCCGCACTGGACCGGCTGGGATCGGGTCATGGATACCGGTGTGACAAAGTACGGCAGCGAACCCCTGAAAGTGCCCGGAATCAGAAAAGACGGCTCAAAGATCTCTTTGGAATTCTCCATCACCATGCTCAAGGACGAGGATGGAGAAATCGAAGGCGTTGCAGCATTTCTCCGCGATGTGTCGACAGCCTGGGAAGAGAAGAAATCCCTGCATATGCGCCTGCGGGAGCTGGAGCAGTCAGCGGAAAAATAG